GAGCCGGACCCCATCTACGTCGGCTCGGTGGCCGCCGCGTGCTGCCTGGGCGACGACCACCAGGTGCTGGTCGTGGTGCGCAGCCCGAGCGGTGCGGTGACCGACCGGCTGACCGCCGCCGGCGTGCCCCGGCAGCGGGTCAACACGGGCTAGCGTTCCTGGACGTTGGTGAGGCCGGTGCCGGCCGCGATCACCGCGTTCCACTTCTGCAGCAGGTTGGCGCCGTCGCACTTGCCGACCTTCAGCGCGCCGATCTTGTCGCCGGCCCGGGTGTAGAGCTCCGTCTCGCTGGGCTGCAGGCAGTACCCGGCCGAGTCGACCAGGGTGTACGCCTTGGTGTTGTCCTTGTGCGCGAGGTACCGCGTCCAGGTCACCTCCGCGGCGAGCGCGCCGCTGCACAGGGTCACCGTGACGAACCTTCCGGTGTCCGGCGAGAGCGGGCTGCGCAGGCAGTACGTCTTGCCGTACCCGGCGGTGTTCTTCTTGCCCGAGACGGTGGTGACCTGGCCGGTGCCGCCGGTCCTGGTGGTGGTCACCGCGGGCATCGTCCAGCGCTCGTTCCAGGAGATGTTGGCCGGGTCCGGGTTCGCCGTGCACGGCCAGGCGATCAGGTACGCGTAGTCGACCTTCCCCTCGGTCACGTCCAGGCACCTGCCGAACTGCTTGTAGTTCACCAGCTGCCCGGTGCTCTCCCCGGCCGCGCCCGCGCCGACGCTGGGCTCCAGCGCCAGCGAGTCCGCGGCGTTGTACGGGTTGGCCGGGGTGCTGGGACAGGCGGTGTAGATCAGCCGGGTGCCCGCCACCCCGGGGCTCTGCTGCGCGACGCACCAGTCGTTGAGCGTCTTGCCGTCGTCGGTGCCGGCGAACGCCGCATAGCTGGCGTGCAGACTCCAGAGCTGGCGCGGCGGCGACTGGGTGGTGGCGTCGTCCAGCGCCACCGCGCACGGCTGGAAGGTCACGTAGCTGTAGGTGCCGGTGGCCGGCCGGGTGGCGTCCAGGCACATGTCGGTGCCGGTGGACCCGCTCGGCCGGGGATGCGCGACGGCCATGCTCTTGACGTACGCGAACATCTGGTGCCGCGGACGCTGCGCGTCGCAGGCGGTCATGAGGACCGGATCGCCGGCGACCGGCTGGTCCTTGACGGCGTCCATGCACAGCGTGCCGTCCGGGTAATTGCGGATCAGCCCCATCGGGACCTGGGCGACCGGCACCCGGAACGGGTAGGTCGCCTCGAGCGTGCGGGCCCGGGTCCCCGCCGCCCCGCTGACCACCGACTTGAGTACGGCGGTGGCCGGCGTCGCCGTGGGCGGGCAGGTCAGCGACGCCCCGGCGGCGTTGCGATAGGTCACCTGGACCCGGTACGCACCACCGGCCGCACCGGAGGCGGCGCCCTCGATCGTCCCGCACGGCAGCCTGGCCAGGCTGCCCTTGCCGTCGGTGCCCACGGCGGCCCGGATCGAGCCCATCGCCGCCTGCAGCCCGGCCTCCGCGGAGGCGAGCACGACGCCGCGCTCGGCGGTCCGGCGCACGTTCCGCACCTGGCCGATCAGGGCCGAGGAGAGCAGGCCACTGACCGTCAGCCCGACCAGCGCGATGAGCATCGCCAGTGGCAGGGAGCCGCGTTCGTCCCGGTCGTTCATCAGTGGTTCCGGCCTTCCCCGCACACGGTGTCGTTGGTCCGGCTCGCTGTCGCGTCCGAGTTCAGTGCGGTGAACTGGAACGACGTCTCGTGGCCGGGGACGTTCGCGGCGAACTGGACGCTCATCGTGACGGTCAGCTGCTGCCGCTGGTCGGCCCGGTTCGTCCGGTCGAACGTGCCGCCGGTGACCCCGGCGGCGAGCGTCCGCCAGGTGCTGCCCGGGGTGGCGCCGCCGGTCCAGGCGCGGCGCTGCAGCGCGCCGTCCCGGAGACGGAGCTCGGTGCAGGTCTGGGTGGCGCCGTCGACGTTGAGGTACTCCACGTACGTCCCGGCGCCGGTGCTGTCGGTGCCCGGCAGGCTGATCGCCCTGGCGTACCGGACCTCGTCGTCGAGGCGTTCGAAGGCCAGGTCGAGGTCGGCCTGCATGACCTGGGTGGCCTCGGCCCGGCCGGCGGTGCGGTACATCTGCACGATGCCGGTCGTGAAGATGGCCATGAACACCGACATCAGCGACATGCTGACCATCAGGTCGACCAGGCTGATGCCGGCGTCGTCCCGGTCCCGCCCGCTCAGCACGTGCTGTCCGTGGTGATGGTGATCGAGGAGCCGCGGATCTGGGCGGTGTCGCCGAGGATCCCGCACTGGAACGTGCTGTACGAGCCGAGCAGGTACACCCCGCCGGCGAGCGCCTGGACGTTGCCGTAGACGGCCGCGTACGAGCCGGCGATCTGGATGGCCGGTACCGCAGACGAGCCGCTGACCAGGCC
This window of the Actinoplanes oblitus genome carries:
- a CDS encoding PilW family protein; translation: MLSGRDRDDAGISLVDLMVSMSLMSVFMAIFTTGIVQMYRTAGRAEATQVMQADLDLAFERLDDEVRYARAISLPGTDSTGAGTYVEYLNVDGATQTCTELRLRDGALQRRAWTGGATPGSTWRTLAAGVTGGTFDRTNRADQRQQLTVTMSVQFAANVPGHETSFQFTALNSDATASRTNDTVCGEGRNH
- a CDS encoding RICIN domain-containing protein → MNDRDERGSLPLAMLIALVGLTVSGLLSSALIGQVRNVRRTAERGVVLASAEAGLQAAMGSIRAAVGTDGKGSLARLPCGTIEGAASGAAGGAYRVQVTYRNAAGASLTCPPTATPATAVLKSVVSGAAGTRARTLEATYPFRVPVAQVPMGLIRNYPDGTLCMDAVKDQPVAGDPVLMTACDAQRPRHQMFAYVKSMAVAHPRPSGSTGTDMCLDATRPATGTYSYVTFQPCAVALDDATTQSPPRQLWSLHASYAAFAGTDDGKTLNDWCVAQQSPGVAGTRLIYTACPSTPANPYNAADSLALEPSVGAGAAGESTGQLVNYKQFGRCLDVTEGKVDYAYLIAWPCTANPDPANISWNERWTMPAVTTTRTGGTGQVTTVSGKKNTAGYGKTYCLRSPLSPDTGRFVTVTLCSGALAAEVTWTRYLAHKDNTKAYTLVDSAGYCLQPSETELYTRAGDKIGALKVGKCDGANLLQKWNAVIAAGTGLTNVQER